Sequence from the Verrucomicrobiota bacterium JB022 genome:
GACTGGGGCACGCAGTTTGGCATGCTCATCTGGGCAGTCAAAGCCACCGGCACCGACCTGACCCAGGTGCAGGAAGTGACCGAGCTGGAGGCTCTCTACCGCAAGGGCAGCGCGCATTATAAGTCCAGCCCCGAGGCCGAAGACGAGTGCCGCAACGAGCTGGTGAAGCTCCAGCAGGGCGATGCCGAAAACCTCCGCATCTGGCAGCAGATCACCGACGCCAGCTGGCGCAACTTCCAGCAGATCTACGACATGCTCGGCGTGAAGTTCGACGAGGTGCTGGGTGAGAGCTTTTACCGCGACAAGGTCGACCGCATCTACGCGGAGCTGGGCGACCTCAACCTCGCGCAGGAAGACCAGGGCGCGCTGGTGGTGTTCCACCCCGAGCATCCCCGCTTCAAGACGCAGCCCTTCCTCGTGCGCAAGAAAGACGGTGCCAGCAACTATGCCAGCACCGACCTCGCCACCATCCTCCACCGCGTCGAGCACTTCAAGGCCGACGAAATGCTCTATGTCGTGGGTCTGCCGCAAGGCGACCACTTCGAGCAGCTTTTCCTGACCGTGCAGAAGTGGTTTGCCGCCAAGGGCTACCCCGTGCCCGAGATGCGCCACCTGGGCTTCGGCACCGTGTTGGGTGAAGACGGCAAGGCCATCCGCACCCGCTCCGGCGAGAGCGTGAAGCTCAAGGACCTGTTGAACGAGGCCATCGAGCGCGCCCGCTGCACCGTAGACGCCAAGCAGGCCGAGCGCCCGGCAGAGGAACGCCTGAGCGACGAAGCGTGTGCCGAAATCGCCCGCGTCGTCGGCCTCGGTGCCATCCGCTATGCCGACCTTTCCCAAAACCGCACCAGCGACTACAAGTTTAGCTGGGAGCAGATGCTCGCCATGGAAGGCAACACCGCCCCCTATCTGCTCTACGCGGTGGCCCGCCTGCACAGCATTTTCCGCCGTCTGGGCGTGACCCCGGGCGATGTGGCCGCCGAGCAAGGCGCCAGTGCCCCGGAGGCAGAAGAAGAAATCGCCCTCGCGCGCAAGCTGCTCGCCTTCCCCTCGGTGATCGAGCAGACCCGTAGCGACCTGCGCCCGCACTTCCTCTGCACCTACCTTTTCGACCTCGCCGGCGTCTTTAGCAGCTTTTACAACGCCTGCCGCGTGATGGTCGACGAACCGGATGTGCGCGCCCGTCGCCTCGTCCTGGCCAGCCGCACGCTTACCGTGCTGGAAACCGGCCTCCACCTGCTCGGGCTCGAAACGCTCGAGCGCATGTAATCCTTAGCTCCCTCATATGAAAGCACTCGTCAGCCTTTGCCTCGCCCTCCTGGCCGCCGCCCATCTCTCCGCCCGCACGGTGGAAGAGCAACTGGCACTCGGCAGCGGCCAGCTCGACACCCGCGTCTACATCGCCGACCACGGCCAAAGCCTCTCGCTGCAGCTCGATGTGGCGCAAGAGGGCATCGAGGCGCTGCTCCAGATCGGCCCCGAAAGCCGCACCATCGTCAGCGTGCCGGTGGAGACGCGCAACGGTGCCTTCACCATCGGTCGCGAGTACGTGCGTGACGCCCGCATCGTTTTTGCCGATCAGGCCGGCCACACCGCCACACTTCCCCTGGCGCAGCTCTTCCGCGCTTCGGAACTGCCCAGCTCGCGCCCCGCCGGCCCGCCCGCCGAAACGCGCCAACCAGCACCGGAACCCGAGCGCGACTCCCAGAGCTACTCCCGCGGCAAATCCCGTTTCCTCCGCGTCGAGTAAGGTTTCGCTTCGGGAAAGGCACATCACTCTGGGACTGCGGCGCTCCGCGCCGATCTGGTTTGAATAGCAAGCTACATTACGCCCGGCGGGAACGACCGTAGACTTTGCACGCTGCTTTAAGAACCAGATCTGGGCAGAGCCCAGCACTCCCAGAGCGCCCATCTTTGCGGCGCTGCGCCTTGGAGTAAATTTTCCCCCTACCCTTACGCGATTTCCCAATCGTAAGGATGCTCGCTGAGCAGCTCGGGCGCGCCGTTTTCGCGGATGCGCACGACGTCTTCGATGCGGCAGCCGCCGAGGCCGGGGTAATAAAGGCCGGGTTCGACCGTTACGACGTGGCCCGGTTGCAGCACGTCGTCGATTCGGCTGACGCGAGGGGGCTCATGCACTTCCAGACCGAGCCCATGCCCCAGGCCGTGGAAGAAGCCGACCGGGACGCCGTCGCGGTCTTCGGTCTTGAAGCCCTTCGATTCGAAGAACTCGCACACCCACTGATAGAGGTCGCGGCCATTGGCGCCCGCTACGTGCTGCTTCAACACCGTCTGCTGGGCCTCCAGCACGGTCTCGACCAAGACACGCTGCTGCTCGCTGGCCTTGCCCTTGAGGTAGGTGCGGGTCATGTCGCCATGGTAGCCGCTGGCGAGGTCTTTGGGGAAGATGTCGACCACGATCAGCTCGTTGGGGCGGAGGGGGCCGGCACCCCGATGGTGGGGGTCGCAAGCCTGGTCGCCGCCTGCCACGATGGTGTCGTGCGATTCGGCGCCACGCTGCAGACAGTCGATCTCGATCAGGCGTTGCAGGCGCTCGCTGGTCAGGTAGTCGCCTTCGAAGTAGAGCTTGCCGTCGCGCACGGCGCTCGCGCGCAGGGCGTTTTCGACCACGCGGAAGCCACCGGCAGAGGCGGCGTTGCCGGCGCGGATGCCAGCCGCCTCGTCGTCGCGCTTGAAGGCGCGCTGCGGAAAGATCATGCCCTCGGCCACCTTGACCTTGAGGCGGCGGTTTTTGAGGTCGAAGGCCAGCCCGGTGGGGAAGTCGTGCGGCACGAGGAAGCCCGGCAGGTCGAACTCTTCGGCCAGCAGGCGCAGGATGTCGACCGGCAGCTTGGTGCGTTGGCCAAACTTTTCGCGTGCCTTGGCCGCCCAGGTTTCCCACGAGAGGACTTCGTCGAAACGGCCGTCGCGGCGCACGCGGGCGTATTCCAGCCGGTTGACGACGGCGATGGAGCGGCCGTGGCAGACGAGCGCCAGGATGGGGTCGGGCACGGAGACGCCGCCCAGGTAGAGGACGTCGGCGCTTTGGTGGGTGGAGGCGTAGAGCAGGGGGCAAAGCTCGGCAGGCATGGAAAATTAGGATTGTGATAGGTCCGCAAGTGTCTAGTCCTTTCGCCTATGAAGCCGAAGCTCTCCCATTGGTTGCGCGTTTCCCTGCTTTTGCTCGTCGCCGCTCTGGCGGGTTGCGATTCCGGAAACCCGAAGGCCGATCAGGTGGCGAGCCGCGACGAGGCGGCCCCCTTCGAGCAACGCTTCCCCATCCAGCTGGGCGACCAGACGATCAACGTGCAGCTGGCCATCTCGCCCCGCGAAGGGCAGCAGGGCCTGATGTATCGCGAGAGTCTGGACGAGAACGAGGGCATGATCTTCCTCTATCAGGCGCCGCAGCCGATGAGTTTCTGGATGCAGAACGTGCCGATCAACCTCTCGATCGGGTTCTTCGACCCGCAGGGCAGGCTGAAGGAGGTCTACACGATGTTTGCCTACAACACGCAGTCGATCAAGAGCCGCAGCAGCAACCTCCAGTTTGCCATCGAGATGCGCGACGGCTGGTATCGCGACCACAACATCGCCGCCGGTACCCAGCTCGACATGGAGCAGCTCAAGGCCGCCATGCGCGCTCGAGGGGCCGACCCCGCCGATTACGGATGGGTCGAAGAATAGTCGCCGCCCCCAGTTTTTCCTCGCAAACCACCCCAACGGGTGGTTTTTTGTTGGCACCCCACAAGAGTTATGGCGCTGGTCCTCGTTGTAGATCGCGAAGCCAAGGTGCAGGACGCCTTTCGCTTCATCCTTGAACCCCTCGGTCACGAAGTGCTGGCCACCGCACGGCCCGATGAGGCGTTGTCGCTCTTTGAGCAGCGCCAGCCT
This genomic interval carries:
- the argS gene encoding arginine--tRNA ligase; translated protein: MEQIAFSPAQVIDQALRQVAAGLEDFGPAFDPQVRPADPRHGDFQANGVLPWAKQAKKNPRALGQALLDALAASNLLDAANVQWELAGPGFINFRLTPQFLLQWLQSFRDESALRTGAGQSDHGRTVIVDYSSPNTAKEMHVGHIRSTVIGEAVARLLEFCGAKVIRDNHIGDWGTQFGMLIWAVKATGTDLTQVQEVTELEALYRKGSAHYKSSPEAEDECRNELVKLQQGDAENLRIWQQITDASWRNFQQIYDMLGVKFDEVLGESFYRDKVDRIYAELGDLNLAQEDQGALVVFHPEHPRFKTQPFLVRKKDGASNYASTDLATILHRVEHFKADEMLYVVGLPQGDHFEQLFLTVQKWFAAKGYPVPEMRHLGFGTVLGEDGKAIRTRSGESVKLKDLLNEAIERARCTVDAKQAERPAEERLSDEACAEIARVVGLGAIRYADLSQNRTSDYKFSWEQMLAMEGNTAPYLLYAVARLHSIFRRLGVTPGDVAAEQGASAPEAEEEIALARKLLAFPSVIEQTRSDLRPHFLCTYLFDLAGVFSSFYNACRVMVDEPDVRARRLVLASRTLTVLETGLHLLGLETLERM
- a CDS encoding DUF192 domain-containing protein, with the protein product MKPKLSHWLRVSLLLLVAALAGCDSGNPKADQVASRDEAAPFEQRFPIQLGDQTINVQLAISPREGQQGLMYRESLDENEGMIFLYQAPQPMSFWMQNVPINLSIGFFDPQGRLKEVYTMFAYNTQSIKSRSSNLQFAIEMRDGWYRDHNIAAGTQLDMEQLKAAMRARGADPADYGWVEE
- a CDS encoding Xaa-Pro peptidase family protein codes for the protein MPAELCPLLYASTHQSADVLYLGGVSVPDPILALVCHGRSIAVVNRLEYARVRRDGRFDEVLSWETWAAKAREKFGQRTKLPVDILRLLAEEFDLPGFLVPHDFPTGLAFDLKNRRLKVKVAEGMIFPQRAFKRDDEAAGIRAGNAASAGGFRVVENALRASAVRDGKLYFEGDYLTSERLQRLIEIDCLQRGAESHDTIVAGGDQACDPHHRGAGPLRPNELIVVDIFPKDLASGYHGDMTRTYLKGKASEQQRVLVETVLEAQQTVLKQHVAGANGRDLYQWVCEFFESKGFKTEDRDGVPVGFFHGLGHGLGLEVHEPPRVSRIDDVLQPGHVVTVEPGLYYPGLGGCRIEDVVRIRENGAPELLSEHPYDWEIA